One window of Pyrus communis chromosome 12, drPyrComm1.1, whole genome shotgun sequence genomic DNA carries:
- the LOC137711326 gene encoding transcription factor ICE1-like produces MLPRLNGGVWMDDREDRETVSWTRTSAAAIAGTTENKDEMGSLSTFKSMLEAEDDWYMATNNSIHGHSDVRDISFSPSFADPESLLLNPVDSSSSCSPSSSVFNNLDPNQVHYYMPQNPNLSSLLNVVPNNPLDHGFDLGCDIGFLDTQASTGGSSLMNRGGGVLTGFNDLSSNSQMNAQNLGSNLQFSTTRMPQLLENSSNFSGFRGLDDGLANALFPNRPKLLRPLESFPSVGAQPTLFQKRAALRKNLADGGGNLGVLGSQGGLVLNEGNERKREMGVENEKKRKMRGGDDVDDLSFDGSGLNYDSDEFTENTKVDDGAKNGGNSSNANSTVTAAGGGGGGGGHKGKKKGLPAKNLMAERRRRQKLNDRLYMLRSVVPKISKMDRASILGDAIEYLKELLQRINNLHNELESIPPGSALTPTGNTFHPLTPTPATLPNRIKEELCPSSLPSPNGQPARVEVRQREGRAVNIHMFCGRRPGLLLSTMRTLDNLGLDIQQAVISCFNGFAMDVFRAEQCKEGQDVHPDQIKAVLLDLIGFHGMV; encoded by the exons ATGCTGCCGAGGCTGAACGGTGGTGTTTGGATGGACGACAGGGAGGACAGAGAGACTGTTTCCTGGACTAGAACCTCCGCCGCTGCCATTGCCGGCACCACCGAGAACAAAGACGAGATGGGTTCTCTTTCCACCTTCAAATCTATGCTGGAGGCTGAAGACGACTGGTACATGGCGACGAATAACAGCATCCACGGTCATTCGGATGTCAGAGACATCAGCTTCTCGCCGAGCTTTGCCGACCCAGAAAGCTTGCTGCTCAACCCGGTGGACTCTTCCTCCTCCTGCTCGCCGTCGTCGTCGGTTTTCAACAATCTCGACCCGAATCAGGTTCATTACTACATGCCTCAAAATCCCAACTTGTCTTCGCTGCTTAATGTTGTTCCTAACAACCCTTTGGATCACGGCTTCGATTTGGGCTGTGACATTGGGTTTCTTGACACTCAAGCTTCGACTGGTGGTTCGAGTTTGATGAACCGGGGAGGTGGAGTTTTAACTGGGTTCAATGATTTGAGCTCGAATAGCCAGATGAATGCTCAGAATTTGGGTTCTAATTTACAGTTTTCGACTACCCGTATGCCTCAATTGCTCGAAAACAGTTCAAATTTTTCGGGTTTTCGAGGTTTGGATGATGGTTTAGCCAATGCTTTGTTTCCTAATAGGCCTAAGTTACTGAGACCCCTTGAGTCCTTCCCTTCTGTGGGAGCACAGCCAACCCTTTTCCAGAAAAGAGCCGCGCTTCGGAAAAACTTAGCCGATGGTGGAGGGAATTTGGGTGTTTTGGGCTCACAAGGGGGCCTGGTTTTGAATGAAGGCAATGAGAGGAAGAGGGAGATGGGTGTAGAgaatgagaagaagaggaaaatgaGAGGGGGAGATGATGTTGATGATCTGAGTTTTGATGGTTCGGGTTTGAACTATGATTCGGATGAGTTTACTGAGAACACTAAGGTGGATGACGGTGCCAAGAATGGTGGGAATAGCTCGAATGCGAATAGTACTGTTACCGCTGctggaggtggaggaggaggagggggtcATAAGGGGAAGAAGAAAGGATTGCCTGCTAAGAATCTGATGGCTGAGAGGCGCCGCCGGCAGAAGCTCAATGATAGGCTGTACATGCTGAGATCCGTTGTTCCGAAAATCAGCAAA ATGGACAGGGCCTCAATCCTTGGGGATGCAATTGAGTACTTGAAGGAACTTCTGCAGAGGATCAACAACCTCCATAATGAATTGGAGTCCATCCCTCCCGGGTCTGCATTGACACCTACCGGAAATACTTTCCACCCTTTGACACCCACTCCGGCTACTCTGCCAAATCGTATCAAGGAAGAACTTTGCCCCAGCTCATTACCTAGCCCAAATGGCCAACCTGCAAGG GTTGAAGTTAGGCAGCGAGAAGGACGAGCAGTGAATATCCACATGTTTTGCGGCCGAAGGCCAGGTCTGTTACTCTCGACCATGAGAACTTTGGATAACCTTGGGTTGGACATCCAGCAAGCTGTCATCAGCTGTTTCAATGGTTTTGCTATGGATGTCTTCCGTGCGGAG CAATGCAAGGAAGGCCAGGACGTCCACCCGGATCAGATAAAGGCAGTACTTCTGGATTTGATCGGGTTCCATGGCATGGTGTAG
- the LOC137710272 gene encoding ATP-dependent Clp protease ATP-binding subunit ClpA homolog CD4B, chloroplastic, translated as MARNLVQSTYIPSVATGRRLGYSKGSGNARRTVMFCTLRAPALRMSSYTGLRSVNALDVSVKPRHDLFSTVKFANTKRRERASRCVPKAMFERFTEKAIKVIMLAQEEARRLGHNFVGTEQILLGLIGEGTGIAAKVLKSMGINLKDARVEVEKIIGRGSGFVAVEIPFTPRAKRVLELSLEEARQLGHNYIGSEHLLLGLLREGEGVAARVLENLGADPSNIRTQVIRMVGESTEAVGAGVGGGTSGNKMPTLEEYGTNLTKLAEEGKLDPVVGRQPQIERVVQILGRRTKNNPCLIGEPGVGKTAIAEGLAQRIATGDVPETIEGKKVITLDMGLLVAGTKYRGEFEERLKKLMEEIKQSDEIILFIDEVHTLIGAGAAEGAIDAANILKPALARGELQCIGATTLDEYRKHIEKDPALERRFQPVKVPEPTVDETIQILRGLRERYEIHHKLRYTDEALVSAAQLSYQYISDRFLPDKAIDLIDEAGSRVRLRHAQLPEEARELEKELRAITKEKNEAVRSQDFEKAGELRDKEMDLKAQITAVVDKGKEMSKAESEAGDVGPLVTEVDIQHIVSSWTGIPVEKVSTDESDRLLKMEETLHKRVIGQDEAVKAISRAIRRARVGLKNPNRPIASFIFSGPTGVGKSELAKALAAYYFGSEEAMIRLDMSEFMERHTVSKLIGSPPGYVGYTEGGQLTEAVRRRPYTVVLFDEIEKAHPDVFNMMLQILEDGRLTDSKGRTVDFKNTLLIMTSNVGSSVIEKGGRRIGFDLDYDEKDSSYNRIKSLVTEELKQYFRPEFLNRLDEMIVFRQLTKLEVKDIADIMLKEVFERLKKKEIELQVTERFRDRVVDEGYNPSYGARPLRRAIMRLLEDSMAEKMLAREIKEGDSVIVDVDSDGNVTVLNGSSGSPESLPEPIPV; from the exons ATGGCGAGGAATCTGGTTCAGTCTACTTATATTCCAAGTGTGGCAACCGGGAGAAGGCTTGGCTACTCTAAAGGGTCTGGGAATGCCAGAAGGACAGTCATGTTCTGTACTTTACGAGCACCTGCATTGAGAATGAGCAGTTACACAGGACTCCGGAGTGTTAATGCTTTAGATGTTAGCGTAAAACCCAGGCATGACTTATTTTCTACGGTGAAATTCGCAAACACTAAACGTCGTGAACGAGCAAGCAGATGTGTGCCTAAAGCCATGTTTGAGCGCTTCACAGAAAAAGCAATTAAAGTAATTATGCTTGCACAAGAGGAAGCAAGGCGACTAGGTCACAATTTTGTTGGTACTGAGCAGATACTTTTGGGTCTTATTGGTGAAGGGACCGGTATTGCTGCCAAGGTTCTCAAATCCATGGGAATCAATCTTAAAGATGCACGAGTTGAAGTGGAAAAGATAATTGGAAGGGGTAGTGGATTTGTTGCTGTTGAAATTCCATTCACTCCTCGTGCAAAGCGAGTTTTGGAGCTGTCACTGGAGGAAGCTCGCCAACTTG GTCATAACTATATTGGCTCCGAGCATTTGCTTCTGGGATTGCTTCGGGAGGGTGAGGGTGTAGCAGCTCGTGTTCTTGAGAATTTAGGTGCTGATCCTAGTAACATTCGCACACAG GTTATTCGTATGGTTGGTGAGAGCACAGAAGCTGTTGGTGCTGGTGTTGGAGGAGGGACCAGTGGTAATAAAATGCCGACTCTAGAAGAATACGGGACCAATTTGACTAAGCTAGCGGAGGAG GGTAAGTTGGATCCTGTTGTTGGAAGACAACCTCAAATTGAACGTGTCGTCCAAATTTTGGGTAGGAGGACCAAGAATAATCCCTGCCTTATTGGAGAACCTGGTGTTGGGAAGACTGCAATTGCAGAAGGTCTTGCTCAACGGATTGCAACTGGTGATGTTCCAGAAACAATAGAGGGAAAGAAG GTTATAACTCTGGATATGGGTCTTCTTGTTGCTGGTACAAAGTACCGTGGAGAGTTTGAGGAAAGATTAAAGAAGCTAATGGAGGAAATCAAACAAAGTGATgagattattttgtttattgatgaGGTGCACACTTTAATTGGAGCAGGAGCAGCTGAAGGGGCAATTGATGCCGCAAATATATTAAAACCAGCTCTTGCAAGAGGTGAACTGCAG TGTATTGGAGCCACTACTCTTGATGAATACAGAAAGCACATTGAGAAAGATCCAGCATTGGAAAGGCGATTCCAACCAGTCAAAGTTCCTGAACCAACCGTGGATGAAACCATTCAAATTTTGAGAGGGCTTAGAGAGCGTTACGAGATTCACCACAAGCTCCGCTACACTGATGAAGCCCTGGTATCTGCTGCTCAGCTATCATACCAGTACATCAG TGATCGCTTTCTGCCTGATAAGGCAATTGACTTGATTGATGAAGCTGGTTCTCGAGTTCGCCTTCGTCATGCACAG CTACCTGAAGAAGCTAGAGAGCTTGAGAAAGAGCTGAGGGCAATCACTAAAGAGAAGAACGAGGCTGTTAGAAGCCAAGACTTTGAAAAG GCTGGGGAGTTACGTGACAAAGAAATGGACCTAAAGGCACAGATCACAGCTGTTGTTGATAAAGGCAAGGAGATGAGCAAGGCAGAGAGTGAGGCAGGAGATGTAGGTCCTCTCGTGACCGAAGTGGATATTCAACATATTGTGTCCTCCTGGACTGGAATTCCAGTTGAGAAAGTGTCCACCGATGAATCAGACCGCCTCCTCAAGATGGAAGAGACCCTCCATAAGCGAGTGATTGGTCAGGATGAAGCAGTCAAGGCTATTAGTCGTGCTATTCGCCGAGCCCGTGTCGGACTGAAGAATCCTAATCGTCCTATTGCCAGTTTCATCTTTTCTGGTCCAACTGGTGTTGGGAAATCTGAGCTTGCAAAAGCTTTGGCTGCTTACTACTTTGGTTCTGAAGAAGCCATGATTCGGCTTGATATGAGTGAGTTTATGGAGAGGCACACTGTTTCCAAGCTCATTGGTTCTCCCCCGGGTTATGTTGGTTACACCGAGGGAGGTCAGCTGACTGAAGCCGTTCGACGCCGTCCTTACACTGTGGTgctttttgatgaaattgagaAGGCACATCCCGATGTCTTCAACATGATGCTTCAAATACTCGAGGATGGAAGATTAACCGACAGCAAGGGCAGAACCGTGGATTTCAAGAATACACTTCTGATAATGACATCTAACGTCGGAAGCAGTGTTATTGAGAAGGGAGGCCGACGCATAGGATTTGACCTTGATTATGATGAGAAGGATAGCAGTTACAATAGAATTAAGAGCTTGGTGACAGAGGAACTAAAACAATACTTCAGACCCGAGTTCTTGAACAGGTTGGACGAAATGATTGTTTTCCGTCAACTCACCAAGCTGGAGGTAAAGGATATAGCAGATATAATGCTCAAGGAGGTATTCGAAAGGTTGAAGAAGAAGGAGATAGAGCTTCAAGTGACGGAGAGGTTCAGAGACAGAGTGGTTGACGAAGGATACAACCCGAGCTACGGAGCCAGGCCTCTAAGAAGAGCGATCATGAGACTGTTGGAGGACAGCATGGCTGAGAAGATGCTTGCAAGGGAGATCAAAGAAGGCGACTCAGTCATTGTGGACGTCGATTCTGATGGCAACGTGACCGTGCTAAACGGCAGCAGCGGTTCTCCTGAGTCCTTGCCAGAGCCGATTCCCGTTTGA